The DNA region taatgggcaagactgccgacctgactgccgtccagaaggccatcattgacaccctcaagcaagaggctaagacaatgaaatttctgagcgaataggcggtTACCAGAGTGCTGAATTGAGGCACCTCagagggaaggaaaaagtgtggcaggaaatactgcacaaccagaagaggtgaccgcaccctgagaaagatcgtggagaagggccgatttcagaccttgggggacctgcagaaacagtggactgagtctggagtagaaacatccagagccaccgtgcacaggcgtgtgctggaaatgggctacaggtgccgcattccccaggtcaagccacttttgaacctgaaacagcggcagaagcgcctgacctgggctactgagaagcagcactggactgttgctcagtggtccaacgtgtttttttttttccagatgaaagcaaatctaGGTGCCAGagcttggaggaagactggggagaaggaaatggcaaatgcctgaagtccagtgtcatgtACCCACAGTcactgatggtctggggtgccatgtcagctgctggtgttggtctactgtgtttcatcaagggcagggtcaatgcagctagctatcaggagattttggagcacttcatgcttccatctactGAAAAGGTTTATGgaaatgaagatttcattttttcagcacgacctggcacctgctcactgtGCCAAAACCacaggtaaatggtttactgaccatggcattactgtactcaattggcctgccatctctcctgacctgaaccccatagagaatctgtgggatattgtgaagaggaagttgagagacaccagacccaacactgtggatgagcttgagGCAGCTATCGACGCATCCCAGGCCTCCATAACacttcagcagtgccacaggctgattgcctccatgccacgccgcattgaagcagtcatttctgcaaaatgattcccgaccaagtattgagtgcatagctgatataattaattgaaggttgactcttgtgttttttaatacaaaaaaaaaaaaaaaaaatttgtattcgtcagatgaaatatgctaattttttgagatagggatttttggtttttctgactttttttttgccaaaatcatcaatattaaaataataaaaggcttgaactacttcacttgtgtgtaatgaatctaaaatatatgaaagtctaatgttcatcagtacattacagaaaagaattaactttatcacaatatgctagggtgaccatattttgatttccaaaaaagaggacactttgcccggcctcgagatacttgaattttactcgaagttcactcaaagatgcctatatcactttaatatatttaaagtgtgcctcctccgtctggacaaaaaaattcagttttattttttaaaaaaagtatatagtatatattatatagtatatattatatactatatggaaatttgtttttttgctcaacaggctttatttttactaaaagaaaaaaaaaaaaaaaaattaaataatgaccaaaaaaatatcatgcagacccatggaaataaataaatatttttataaattattattacgACAACTGTCATTGAGAAATTGTTATTCctgctcaatttttattctcattcaatgttctagattgcacgcaaacaataaataaaataaactgacaaactattcaaccggcATTTTCCAaatgcagcagttcaaaactacgtttcccataatgcgtaGTGCGGCTTAgttagctcactgatagctaccctattagcgagtaccgggagacgaggcaaaatcaaactttgctatataaGTTCACAATCATCTGTAGCACAACGAtgcaacaccaaacgggattttacagatcacgctTGTACAaaactccgacagaagtcaaccgatgtcattatatatgtatttatcgtaaaaaacttaacaactgtcCAGGCGCTCCCActtagaatataatactaacattcaaccaaatacacgaatgcagaacaattaatacaagactaatacaacatactgcatctctttgtacccatatattgtataatatataacagaagacacatgagcgacattaacagaagataaacttacagaaaggtgtacggaGCACTATCAACGTCTCTTACaactactccttattgtagtctgtaactgcctgttttcttgccaaaccgtcaacccagtagatggcggaaatgccccataatacaaggggtaaactgtactccttctcccgcgcctactagtaggagccacgacaacgcaggcaagcgctgccccccagcggccggagggattctcttcaaagtgGTCCCGTGGAAGataataaaaaccggacattttcatgaatttataaaacccggccggatgacgaggacacgacgtgaaaggtggacgtgtccgggcaaaagaggacatttggtcacccaacaatatgctttttttttttttttttttagtaggaCTCGTATAATTTTGCACTTGCCATTGTGGGATGCGGGGGGAGCATGAATGGCTATGTAAATTTATTGATATTTCTTTATGGTGGGAATTGGGGGGGGGCACTGGGGACACTTTACCTTCATCCTGCTCTGCACCAAGCACTTTTAATGGGTACTGACCACGTAGTGTTGTATGAACTCCAATCCAAATTTCGTTGTTAACCTGACAATGACTAACTGATTCTGAATGTAGTGCAATATGTGAAGCTTCTGGGACCCAAATCAAGGCTCAGGTCCTCTCCCATAGACAGGCGAATTTCCCAAGGTCAGTTGGTTTACGCCCCAAAACACTCATGACCCAAATTTGGGTCATGCGGTACTGATAAAAAAAGATGTTAAGTGGGACTTCTTTGCAATACGACAAAACGCGGCACAAAGGCTACATTGCAAACACGTCAACATGTCAACCGctaatctttttttgtttgttttgtttttaaatgtaattccgcgcacacacacactgttgccagttttttcgtttgcaagtgAACTTAATTCTAAAGGATAATTTGTCATcccttttaaaactttcatataaaggtatagaccctactcacatgacgtcacaaccatgcctccgcgccatattgtccgtccgttttgacgcattaccgctacgtaaatcctcctattatggtgtgtttttctgctcgttaacattaataatcaaaatggtgaaggcgtgtgtggcggttggttgcaaaaacagagaagatagacggagagacttgaagttctaccgtattccgagagacccggagaggagagtgagatggactgctgcaatctgacgagaaaactgggctccaaacgattaccacggattatgtagtagtcattttatatctggtaagatgcatttaatatatatttagagggttttgggctgacaaccacaattaagatcattgctaggctaatcgccgacaacatacattcagacgttgtgaatgaactacctgaaaatatataattataaggggataataagacagttgtcatacaattaatttacaatttcactattgaggtcaaaagccaaaaaataaattcaactacggACAATCTGGAGAAGTGCTAtcacacttcatatttattacatattatatatgtatgtagtgagagtgctatcgctaaaccatataaacattaaaagccctagctccattgacaaatgacaggaaatacattagacttgacagtggatgttagcatgaacaaaagattttgaattgaaaatttcataactcaccttcccgagcacaagatagattcctgccgaattttcgtggacgaggacctgtttcacccaaccagcaacgaagtatttataagcctccaagctcttaaagttttttcaaactttcgtgagaatacgctgattttgtgtggacaagatagttgtaaatattagggtagcagatgtcaggcagagacggcgaagacagcgggtcgaaaaacatcgatttaggcatcaaatatggatctggcgaatggataaactgaagcttttccacataacgccttttatgcaacgcatccaatgagtttacagcgtcagataacaccggggcttccatgaattgctctataaattgcacgactaattgaaaccattgagaatagggctaaaaaatgacggacaatatggcggccggatacagcgacacgtcattttgtgacgtaggtgagtagggtctattttaACCGGAAACATTGCGCGTGCGCACTACAAAACCGGAAAATACGTACTCGTATTTTTTCCCAACAGCGTAACCATAGGTTACCGTCAACAAATTGTAGTCTAACTTTTTTAGGGGAAACAACGCCACGTTAAattgaattaaaatatatatttaatatttgcACGAATGACCAACGTAGAAGTGTTATCGAGCGTTCTGTGACTACTTGTTCAAGTAGCTAGCATGCTAATTCCCAATCGACAAATCTGTGTTTATTTTCAGACATGACAAGTGAGACGTTCGATATTCTTGATTACTCGCAAAGtcccaaaacaacaaaaagaacaTCGTTTCAGGTAAAGGCTTCACAATTTGATCATATTACCTTGTATGGAATAATTAACGTTTAACCTGTGCTGTTGTGTGTTTGCAGGATGAACTGGAAACTGCTCTTTCTGCCAGAGCTAGCAAAACGACATCAATTTTGTATTCAAAAGATTTAGATGAAGATGGTGACGGTAAGACTTGACTACatcaaattaaataaaaatggctTATTTTTATGAACTAAATATGACTTCTCTCTTATGTTTTGGATCTATTCGTGTGGTGATAAGTGGTGTGATTACGATTATGTTGTTGTTTCTACcacgttgttaaaaaaaaaaaattctaaacagCTGCTTATTACACTACTACATAGATGAAATAAAGGGGAAACATTTGTCATTTTCTGTGTGCCACAGATTTTTTGGACAGCCTccttaaatcaagaaaaaacagGTCTGATGCTTTCAAAGCTAGCAAGAGAAGCACAGTCTACGATTTTGACTTcactgaagatgatgaaaaacaaGGGACTAAAGAGAGAATGTCCTTTCTGAAATCCCCTAAAAGAATATCTGACCAGGGGGATAGAATTGCACCACAGAATACACACGAGACCACCAACACCTGTCAGTCCAGTGAAAatgaggtccaacataaaagtgATGAAACAAAATTGACCACCCATTGGCCTTCAAAAGACAATGCCAGTATATCACTGTCATACCAGTCAGATGATGCGCCCTTGGACTTGCCTTTGCCTTTCTATAGCAGTATATCACCAGAACCCATTAGGCTGGAAACAAGAGAAGACACGAGGGAAGACACACATGGTGATGAAACCGTCCAGACTTTATTGGATGCTGACCTTAAATGTGCAGGGACATCCGGTCAGTTTACACCATGAGAACAAAAAGGCCTACTTAACACTCAATGCGGACATACTTATTTGTTCCATTATACCTGTACAGATATTGAGAAGGAGACTCCCAAACCCAAACCAAGACAAAGGAGAGTGGGATTGAATCGCCATGTGACAGAGAACGCTGAAGCATCTCCATCAGCTCCCCTCGCCACCAATTCATGCAACATCACTGATGCATCATTTCCTGAAAGGATTACAGCAGCAAGCTGCAGTCCAAAAGTATGTAGTTTTATCAGAATTTCACCTATCCTCAATCTCGGTCTTTCCACCTGAATTAACAACCTtccttttttttactgtttcaaAAATATTAGGAACCTCATTGTATGTTGGAGTGCACCAAAAACCACATCCAGAACAATAAAGACAGGGAAATAATATGGGTGAACAACAAGTTTATGGTCTAAGATTTAGGCAAATATTGATGTGCTGAATTCAAATATATTGGTTTTGCTCAATTAGGTCAACTTTTAAATCTATGGCCACATGTTTGTTTTAAAgttttgttaattttattgttagtTTCACTTTATATTAGGGGTTCTCAAGCTAGAGGGTCGGCCTTAATTGTGTGTGAGTCTTACCCgcttaaaaattaaaagcacatcTAGCAAGAGAGACaagataagattttttttttaatttgggactcggtaataaaaaaaaaaaagtactgaaATCTTCTGAAATACATGCAATTtactaaaagaaataaaatagtAACCCAGTATAATTAGTAAAGAATTACTTTAGTATcacttattttatactttatataAAAGTTATCAAATGTTCTATCAATGATAggtgaataaatacattacagATAAAGAAATAGGGAGAATAACATGTCACGTTATGAAATGTGTTTGTTAAAAATACATGTACTGCGTTTGTTTAGTTGACAGATGGGCACAATGCTGAATTGAGTGCATCAGGTAAGCAATCAAACATCTTTACCATGTTAACATTGTGTTCAGTAGCAGCAATAAgtgtttctttgtcaaatgtttttttagatgGCCGCATTCTAGGTGACTCCAAAGAACAACAAAGGCCGGACTCTGCATCACTGGAAGCCCCTAATGTAAGATGTTTTGAACAGACATGAGGCGATTTTTGGTTTGAAGGTATTGCAAGGTTATAGAAAATCAAGGCGTTAGATACCGCTTAACTCACCATACCGATAAACAGCTATACAGCGTTAAAAGCCTTGGGCAAACTAGACATGCAGTAAAGGTGAaattattgtactaaaccacaacAAATACACGTGTATGCAGTTATATACTGTGTAGCATGGCTTGGTGAGGCTCAGGAACTCATTTTGTATTTGTTGCATTTGATaaggttacttttttttttcttttttcttatatATAGAAAGAATCAGGCGAACTCGCCGTTGCTCAAGTCACTCGTGTTCAAAGCAATTCTGACATAAGGTCAGTAATTTTATCCAACATACAGGTATTTATgtaaatgtgttttattttgagtgtccacattttttattttatgtaattcaGGGCATCCAGTTGTAAATCTATGAGACCCTACACTCTTCAATACAAGAAGGTGGAATCAAAGTATCTGGGAACTCTCAAAATTCTGGATCGTAAAATTTCCCAAGACTGTCAACTGCAAGATGCCGATTCCATCAGGGCCACAGTTTACCAGGTATGTGCGACAATGGCATCTCTTGTCTTTTTGAAGATGAGGTCGTGAGTGTACAGTTTATTTTGTATTAGTTTAAGAAGACATCTGaaatcaaatgttttattgttccAAGGAATGGCTCAAAAAGAAAAAGGAGAAGTTATCAGAGAGCCTAAACAAAGAAAAGAGTCTacaagagcaaaacaaaaaggTGAGCAGCTGAGAAGATATGAACCTCTCAGCAGTGGATCATCTCTACCAGACTATGGTAAAACAAAATTGTAGGAactgttttttaatttacacaCAAAGCTGACtttttgttattgaccaaacagataaaagaagaagaagaaaaaaagaaagatgcTGCCGCTTCTTATTTGgcttggaaagaaaaaaaaaatgagttacTCAGGGAAAAAACAAAGGAAGCCAAATATAGGATGCAGAAAGAGCAAATGGCTTTGGAAGAAGtagagaaaaaaaggaaagaagcTGAACAGGTACTATTACCGTGCATTCATCTGAAaagatacaataagaaaatctaTCAATAACATGCAATATGAGCTAATACAGCTAGGATAGTGGACACCAATACAATTGATATAAAATCTATGTATGTCCCGATCACatgtttttgcacccgagtcagagTCAAGTGGTTTTGacaatctgccgatacagagtcccgatccgataccggaaaaagtgttgtcaaaaaaaatgttttaaacatgttactttatagagatcgaccgatacgggtttttcaggactgataccgatactgattattagtagttagatgggccgataaccgattttgggggccgatattcatttgcagtaaaagtgtacaAATTGGcatataaaaattgaataattcaaacactgaacttcattgaaatgcccaaagcatgtttattgaatcacacaaatagaaaataattgctCCAGAAGTGCCTAAGGTGCgatacaagtgtaactccatttaccttTACCATTTaacccaggggtgtccaaaccttttgcaaagggggccagatttggtgtggaaaaaatgtggggggccgaccttggctgaagtcctttacgtagaacaatatatttaaggaaattttagcaagccattttttgtgtcacatttgctgtattattttttttaattaataatttctactatctcgcaactagcctttgtggcgttctcttttactCTCGGGCtcatgcgaaatactgctgctgtgaaattaaactagcttcaaattgcttctatttctcgctgtgtatcattcctgtaatcttgtcgtacatgtcagcgtttcttgtttggtaatatcgcctcacattgaactctttaaaaacagcgactgtctctttgcaaatgaggcagacacagttgttgcctattttagtgaagaaatattcTTTCCACCtagaatttccacctatccttgaagcgttggtcGTCGCAGTCaacgttctttttttttgttgatagtcgccattttagaaaattggaagtaaggggtcacatggggtaatgttgcttggagtgctgctgccttttagttggtaaatgaggagcagcatttagtgtgtaagctacttcatatgctggtagcagcacagctgaccaatttattaagtctgtgtgcgggccagacgttactgattttatgacagaggctgggggccggatgaaatttgaccaggggccgcatttggcccccaggccggactttggacatgtctgatttaaCCGATCAGAGAACGAGGTGAATACAAGTGTAGGAGACAACAGGCAGGACAGAGAGGCGCGGCTGCATCTGAGCCGtaataacccagttttaaatagatttttttcataaCAGCCGATCGAATTTAAAAAGGCTGATACCGATATACATCACATTTCCTAATATCGGCACTGATAATCGGTCTACCTCTATTATTGttccaccgtgccgccttcatgaagtgaaatatttttaaacaagaataacgtagaaaatgcttgtctttattaaatgtttcattgagtgagtaCACTCAAACCCGCTCATGCTGCTAAGAACTgtcgctcacttacacacacaatgagttgccacagcacattaccgctaatgtttcacaagctaaacgatgattgacacattcggtGTCTTTGAATGTagcgctaccaagcttctctggcaagatcaaagctcagtcatcgttaactttaaccagcaaactccagtgcactgctgaccaagaaaagcagcaggtgggagggtgagaggctgtatgagcatgaagcacaaaaacaaaaaaacttatttttttttaaacccgatctttttcacctgattccgatcccCTGAAAAATGCCGCGATCGGACcaatttccaatcacgtgatcggatcgggacatccctaatataacAAAACAAATCTTCATTGTGATTGAAATGTAGACTTTCAACTTTAATTGCATTATAATTTCGCTGGCGAGGGGCAGAAACATTGCAACTTTAGAATCATCACTTTCAGGAAGCC from Corythoichthys intestinalis isolate RoL2023-P3 chromosome 8, ASM3026506v1, whole genome shotgun sequence includes:
- the map9 gene encoding microtubule-associated protein 9 — encoded protein: MTSETFDILDYSQSPKTTKRTSFQDELETALSARASKTTSILYSKDLDEDGDDFLDSLLKSRKNRSDAFKASKRSTVYDFDFTEDDEKQGTKERMSFLKSPKRISDQGDRIAPQNTHETTNTCQSSENEVQHKSDETKLTTHWPSKDNASISLSYQSDDAPLDLPLPFYSSISPEPIRLETREDTREDTHGDETVQTLLDADLKCAGTSDIEKETPKPKPRQRRVGLNRHVTENAEASPSAPLATNSCNITDASFPERITAASCSPKLTDGHNAELSASDGRILGDSKEQQRPDSASLEAPNKESGELAVAQVTRVQSNSDIRASSCKSMRPYTLQYKKVESKYLGTLKILDRKISQDCQLQDADSIRATVYQEWLKKKKEKLSESLNKEKSLQEQNKKIKEEEEKKKDAAASYLAWKEKKNELLREKTKEAKYRMQKEQMALEEVEKKRKEAEQTYDQWKSNRDHILREKCRQQRETEKKLALKKQAEAEDRKRDSKSAYSNWCEKKTDAFQKKMWTERQENKNKSEERRYIQEEKDKMALEMYEHWLEKKDLQQKRQREEKRLQVILRKSPPPPWSPPNNTIQFRK